A region of Kitasatospora herbaricolor DNA encodes the following proteins:
- a CDS encoding ATP/GTP-binding protein: MAGRDLRALFSSNDRQLAADEAFTNRQGQWQAVATALTEHLQRVAGPGFDVEDLEAPRRNVITFYGVGGIGKTTLSRKLEAALADAGQRPAQWGAPVWPESRILPVRIDLARSAGTDFERIVLTIRLALADLGRPLPAFDIALRRYWEHQHPGESLEEYLRRSSLASRFGKALPQQMQSALGDVAQALLLPGTVGGAVGQVTGTLVRALRERRQSVRALAGCVRLADLLEAEADLDALSYYPHLLAWELAQLPVGKRVTPVILLDTFEDTGDRTHRDLERLIQRVVWLMPNALFVITGRSRLQWADDALQGQLDFTGPAAWPDLAAAAVPHPRPGAVPAAPGAGGGGGGGGGGGQVLIGDFSPEDCDDYLARRLMRDGQALIPPELRAVITARSHGLPLFLDLSVMRFLELRRTGRTPEPADFDHDFPALIARTLQDLTAEERHVLRSVTLLDAFDIPLATRAAGLTHDAAAQRLTERPFIGENTFGLWPFHLHALIRSTIRGADDQADDRWSQRDWRRAAERAFAGLGEQWTSSTLQDRMLLVGCLRQGLRLARDFRLNLGWLSEATWRYIGDSVWEPLAPPSPTDPDASALRTPADALVETLSALARRQHEHRERTAQRLGAVVDTHLLPPDLHDMAVYYLAKAQRDLGQSDASRRGMQHVAAGQGRLAPAARRGLAHLARLAGDFPTALSTALTLGWAGRHHRVEGDVWWVQGAMDRAAASYENARAEAEQHNVAGERATAQAQRAFALAFTNPRQADDELHLAEQLLTGLDLRATTLTTRIAALIRDAGGSGDIGQRAQALRAETATAGIVAARTTLELALAFHHAVQGDEEQLAATVGRLRELSGDGDYAYYVDIAHFMADLPLPESSPARWIDGEDTTRQRWRSLVTDRREHLRTA; this comes from the coding sequence ATGGCAGGCCGTGACCTGAGGGCGCTGTTCAGCTCGAACGACCGTCAGCTGGCCGCGGACGAAGCCTTCACCAACCGGCAGGGCCAGTGGCAGGCGGTCGCGACCGCGCTCACCGAGCACCTGCAGCGCGTGGCCGGTCCCGGCTTCGACGTCGAGGACCTCGAAGCGCCACGCCGCAACGTCATCACCTTCTACGGCGTCGGCGGCATCGGCAAGACGACGCTGTCGCGCAAGCTGGAGGCCGCCCTCGCCGACGCCGGACAGCGGCCCGCCCAGTGGGGCGCACCCGTATGGCCCGAGAGCCGGATCCTGCCGGTGCGCATCGACCTCGCCCGCTCCGCCGGCACCGACTTCGAACGCATCGTCCTCACCATCCGCCTCGCCCTCGCCGACCTCGGCCGGCCCCTGCCCGCCTTCGACATCGCGCTGCGCCGCTACTGGGAGCACCAGCACCCCGGCGAGAGCCTGGAGGAGTACCTGCGGCGCAGCTCGCTGGCGAGCCGGTTCGGCAAGGCGCTGCCGCAGCAGATGCAGTCCGCGCTCGGCGACGTGGCCCAGGCGTTGCTGCTGCCCGGCACCGTGGGCGGCGCGGTGGGTCAGGTGACCGGCACGCTGGTGCGGGCGCTGCGCGAGCGCCGGCAGTCCGTACGGGCGCTGGCCGGGTGCGTGCGGCTGGCCGACCTGCTGGAGGCGGAGGCGGACCTGGACGCCCTGTCCTACTACCCGCACCTGCTCGCATGGGAGCTCGCCCAGCTCCCCGTCGGCAAGCGGGTGACCCCGGTGATCCTGCTGGACACCTTCGAGGACACTGGCGACCGCACCCACCGCGACCTGGAGCGTCTGATCCAGCGCGTGGTGTGGCTGATGCCGAACGCGTTGTTCGTGATCACCGGCCGCAGCCGTCTGCAGTGGGCGGACGACGCCCTGCAGGGCCAGCTGGACTTCACAGGCCCCGCCGCCTGGCCCGACCTCGCCGCCGCTGCCGTGCCGCACCCCCGCCCCGGCGCCGTGCCGGCCGCGCCCGGCGCCGGCGGTGGCGGTGGCGGTGGCGGTGGCGGTGGGCAGGTGCTGATCGGGGACTTCAGCCCCGAGGACTGCGACGACTACCTCGCCCGCCGCCTGATGCGCGACGGCCAGGCCCTCATCCCACCCGAGCTGCGCGCCGTCATCACCGCCCGCTCGCACGGCCTGCCGCTGTTCCTGGACCTCTCGGTGATGCGCTTCCTGGAACTGCGCCGCACCGGCCGCACCCCCGAGCCGGCCGACTTCGACCACGACTTCCCCGCCCTCATCGCCCGCACCCTGCAGGACCTCACCGCGGAGGAGCGCCACGTCCTGCGCTCCGTCACCCTCCTGGACGCCTTCGACATCCCCCTCGCCACCCGGGCCGCCGGCCTCACCCACGACGCGGCCGCCCAGCGGCTGACCGAGCGGCCGTTCATCGGCGAGAACACCTTCGGCCTGTGGCCCTTCCACCTCCACGCCCTCATCCGCTCCACCATCCGCGGCGCCGACGACCAGGCCGACGACCGCTGGTCGCAGCGCGACTGGCGCCGCGCGGCCGAACGGGCCTTCGCCGGCCTCGGCGAGCAATGGACCTCCAGCACCCTGCAGGACCGGATGCTGCTCGTCGGCTGCCTGCGCCAGGGCCTGCGCCTGGCCCGCGACTTCCGCCTCAACCTCGGCTGGCTCTCCGAGGCGACCTGGCGCTACATCGGCGACTCCGTGTGGGAACCCCTCGCCCCACCCTCACCCACCGACCCGGACGCCTCCGCGCTGCGGACCCCGGCCGACGCGCTGGTCGAGACGCTCAGCGCCCTGGCCCGCCGCCAGCACGAACACCGTGAGCGCACCGCGCAGCGCCTGGGCGCCGTCGTCGACACTCACCTGCTGCCCCCGGACCTGCACGACATGGCCGTCTACTACCTCGCAAAGGCGCAACGCGACCTCGGCCAAAGCGACGCCTCCCGCCGGGGCATGCAGCACGTCGCCGCCGGCCAGGGCCGGCTCGCACCCGCCGCCCGCCGCGGGCTCGCCCACCTCGCGCGCCTCGCCGGCGACTTCCCCACCGCCCTGAGCACCGCCCTCACCCTCGGCTGGGCCGGGCGCCACCACCGTGTGGAGGGCGACGTGTGGTGGGTCCAGGGCGCGATGGACCGCGCCGCGGCCTCCTACGAGAACGCCCGCGCCGAGGCCGAGCAGCACAACGTCGCCGGGGAGCGCGCCACCGCCCAGGCCCAGCGTGCCTTCGCCCTCGCCTTCACCAACCCACGGCAGGCCGACGACGAGCTCCACCTCGCCGAGCAGCTCCTCACCGGCCTCGACCTGCGCGCCACCACCCTCACCACCCGCATCGCCGCCCTCATCCGCGACGCCGGCGGGTCGGGCGACATCGGGCAACGCGCCCAGGCCCTGCGCGCCGAGACCGCCACCGCCGGGATCGTCGCAGCCCGGACCACCCTGGAGCTGGCCCTCGCCTTCCACCATGCCGTCCAGGGCGACGAGGAGCAGCTGGCAGCCACGGTGGGGCGGCTGCGGGAACTGAGCGGGGACGGGGACTACGCCTACTACGTCGACATCGCCCACTTCATGGCCGACCTCCCCCTCCCCGAGTCCTCCCCCGCCCGCTGGATCGACGGCGAGGACACCACCCGCCAGCGGTGGCGGAGCCTGGTCACCGACCGGCGCGAACACCTGCGCACCGCATAG
- a CDS encoding zeta toxin family protein — protein MGEGEAVPAMLSNEESREVLGQIIVAAGMEGAVRQGQPVVVFVAGQPGSGKTELGDLVQASLGARGGVVRIGSDLYKSAHPLYAAFLAEDPRTAGVKVRPDTRRWQAAVEAHARDSGLDAVVETALSDPDEARAAAGDWRRAGYRIEVAVLAVAEAWSQLGVLDRYLEQAHAAGGRYVSWENHDACAAALAATVAVVESEQLADRVTVLRRGAEVLYANDLLPGGGWLRPIGAAVALAAEHTRWWNARESAQFRLQLAAADRRCHAELLPADRALAVRRDAERAFALAEPVRRTAQRRREPPGVDYHRLSAAEHRWIFENLIVPDLGTIVARERPVAVFVMGQPGAGKSDVTSTVRKSMRAGASHLVGDEFKAAHPDYRQLLLNDPRGAGAAIRADYRAWFTAAEALVREQRGDVVIEMAPGSAEDLLHSAAAFHRAGYRVELVVLAVRGADSRQATALRYAKAQQRGVPARFTSAAGHDVCFRAVAEALQAAQGSAVVDSVMVVGRDGLAVVDPAGGGDSDAARALAAERARPYTEEEACRFLDIQRALRAALPQHRDELEEITALGRALMPVGVRPGSRTPARSGPRALPAAEVAGG, from the coding sequence GTGGGGGAGGGGGAGGCCGTGCCGGCGATGCTGTCCAACGAGGAGAGCCGGGAGGTTCTGGGACAGATCATCGTCGCGGCCGGGATGGAGGGTGCCGTCCGGCAGGGGCAGCCGGTGGTGGTGTTCGTGGCCGGGCAGCCCGGCAGCGGGAAGACTGAGCTTGGGGACCTTGTGCAGGCCTCTCTCGGTGCGCGCGGCGGGGTGGTGCGCATCGGCAGCGACTTGTACAAGAGCGCGCACCCCCTCTATGCCGCTTTCCTGGCGGAGGATCCCCGCACCGCCGGGGTGAAGGTCCGTCCCGACACCCGCCGCTGGCAGGCCGCCGTGGAGGCGCACGCCCGGGACAGTGGCTTGGACGCGGTCGTCGAGACGGCCCTGAGCGACCCGGATGAGGCCCGGGCGGCGGCGGGTGACTGGCGGCGGGCCGGCTACCGGATCGAGGTGGCGGTGCTGGCCGTCGCCGAGGCGTGGAGTCAGCTCGGCGTGCTGGACCGCTACCTGGAGCAGGCCCACGCGGCTGGCGGCCGGTACGTGTCGTGGGAGAACCACGATGCCTGCGCCGCCGCTCTGGCCGCCACCGTCGCCGTCGTCGAGTCCGAGCAGCTTGCCGACCGGGTCACGGTCCTGCGGCGTGGCGCCGAGGTGCTCTATGCCAACGATCTCCTGCCCGGTGGGGGCTGGCTGCGTCCGATCGGCGCGGCCGTCGCCCTCGCCGCTGAGCACACGCGCTGGTGGAACGCTCGGGAGAGCGCGCAGTTCCGGCTCCAGCTGGCCGCGGCCGATCGCCGCTGCCACGCCGAGCTGCTCCCGGCCGACCGGGCCCTGGCGGTGCGCCGCGACGCCGAGCGGGCCTTCGCCCTCGCCGAACCTGTGCGCCGGACCGCGCAGCGGCGCCGCGAGCCGCCCGGCGTCGACTACCACCGTCTCAGCGCCGCCGAGCACCGCTGGATCTTCGAGAACCTGATCGTCCCCGACCTCGGGACCATCGTCGCGCGCGAGAGACCGGTGGCGGTGTTCGTCATGGGCCAGCCCGGCGCCGGCAAGAGCGACGTCACCAGTACCGTGAGGAAGAGCATGCGGGCGGGCGCCAGCCACCTGGTGGGTGACGAGTTCAAGGCCGCCCACCCCGACTACCGCCAGTTGCTGCTGAACGACCCCCGCGGCGCCGGCGCGGCGATCCGCGCGGACTACCGAGCCTGGTTCACCGCCGCCGAGGCCCTCGTACGTGAGCAGCGCGGTGACGTGGTCATCGAGATGGCGCCCGGCAGCGCGGAGGACCTGCTGCACAGCGCCGCCGCGTTCCACCGGGCCGGGTACCGCGTCGAGCTGGTGGTCCTGGCCGTACGCGGGGCGGACAGCCGGCAGGCCACCGCGCTGCGCTACGCCAAGGCGCAGCAGCGCGGGGTGCCCGCCCGGTTCACGTCGGCCGCCGGGCACGACGTGTGCTTTAGGGCAGTGGCCGAGGCGCTGCAGGCGGCGCAAGGGAGCGCGGTGGTGGACTCGGTGATGGTGGTCGGCCGGGACGGGCTGGCCGTGGTCGACCCGGCCGGGGGTGGCGATTCGGACGCGGCCCGGGCGTTGGCGGCCGAGCGGGCTCGCCCCTACACGGAGGAGGAGGCCTGCCGGTTTTTGGACATTCAGCGGGCGCTGCGCGCGGCGCTGCCTCAGCACCGGGACGAGTTGGAGGAGATCACGGCGCTGGGCCGGGCGCTGATGCCCGTCGGCGTGCGGCCGGGGTCGCGCACACCCGCGCGCAGCGGGCCGCGCGCTTTGCCGGCGGCCGAGGTGGCCGGGGGTTAG
- a CDS encoding AAA family ATPase codes for MQLTSVHARLFRNIVDSGAVAIEPDVTCFVGKNESGKTALLSALYRFNPVYPEDTFEVGKHYPRWRLVRDRKVTDLDTVRPISCVFELSDGDLKAVEEVLGAGVLTGRTFQMSVNYEGRSSVTLDIDEAAACRNVLDDEGAPQALRDEVAGLMDLDDMADKAASLQPEDDAQFTVEQAQAVAATARARLAGKGNAWGRAVQILTDRLPKFFYFGDYQTLPGRINLQELGGGDQPGATGLQTARALLRLADTHQGALTEEDFEERKAELEAVSNQLTEEVFEYWTQNPDLSVEIDIDKTTQNTHNGQTAVARYLDVRVKDRRHGFTNNFGQRSSGFQWFFSFLAAFSEFEDYPHGVVVLLDEPALTLHGKAQADFLRFIEERLAPHAQVIYTTHSPFMVDVAHLDRVRIVEDRGPTEGAVVTDEALAVTGDSLFPLEAALGYDIAQSLFVGPDNLLVEGTSDFTYLTLLSEHLKELGRTHLDTRWRILPAGGATNIPAFVALVGRALQVTVLIDGSPAGVTKLKNLADRGVLSKKRLLLTDMFTDGIAPSDIEDLFSPGDYLKLYNAAFGTHLKVAELNGADRIISRITRATGQQFTDHGRPAEILLRQRTTLLAGLSETTLSRFERLFEAINATLS; via the coding sequence ATGCAGCTCACAAGTGTCCATGCGCGTCTCTTCCGCAACATCGTCGACAGCGGGGCGGTGGCCATCGAACCCGATGTCACCTGCTTCGTCGGCAAGAACGAGAGCGGGAAGACAGCCCTGCTGTCGGCGTTGTACCGGTTCAACCCGGTCTACCCCGAGGACACTTTCGAGGTCGGAAAGCACTACCCCCGCTGGCGGCTCGTTAGGGACCGCAAGGTGACAGACCTGGACACAGTTCGCCCCATCAGCTGCGTATTCGAGCTGAGCGACGGAGATCTCAAAGCCGTCGAGGAGGTGCTGGGGGCCGGGGTGCTCACCGGACGGACGTTTCAGATGAGCGTCAACTACGAGGGACGCAGCAGCGTCACACTTGACATCGACGAGGCCGCCGCCTGCCGCAATGTCCTGGACGACGAAGGCGCTCCGCAGGCACTGCGCGACGAGGTCGCCGGCCTCATGGACCTTGACGACATGGCCGACAAGGCGGCCTCCCTCCAGCCGGAGGACGATGCACAGTTCACGGTCGAGCAGGCGCAGGCCGTTGCTGCAACCGCTCGCGCCCGGCTCGCAGGCAAGGGCAACGCCTGGGGACGGGCGGTGCAGATCCTGACGGATCGCCTGCCCAAGTTCTTCTACTTCGGGGACTACCAGACCCTGCCCGGCCGAATCAACCTCCAGGAACTCGGAGGCGGAGACCAGCCCGGAGCTACCGGCCTGCAGACAGCCCGCGCCCTGCTACGGCTCGCCGACACCCACCAGGGAGCGCTGACCGAGGAGGACTTCGAGGAGCGCAAGGCCGAACTGGAAGCGGTCAGCAACCAGCTCACCGAAGAGGTCTTCGAGTACTGGACCCAGAACCCGGACCTGTCCGTCGAGATCGACATCGACAAGACCACCCAGAACACCCACAACGGGCAGACGGCCGTCGCCCGATACCTCGACGTGCGCGTCAAGGACCGCCGGCACGGGTTCACCAACAACTTCGGACAGCGCTCCAGCGGATTCCAGTGGTTCTTCAGTTTCCTGGCCGCCTTCTCCGAGTTCGAGGACTACCCGCACGGCGTGGTGGTCCTCCTCGACGAACCGGCGCTGACCCTCCACGGCAAAGCCCAGGCCGACTTCCTGCGCTTCATCGAGGAGCGCCTCGCCCCCCACGCCCAGGTCATCTACACCACCCACTCGCCCTTCATGGTCGACGTCGCCCACCTCGACCGCGTACGGATTGTCGAGGACCGCGGCCCCACCGAGGGCGCCGTCGTCACCGACGAAGCCCTCGCCGTCACCGGAGACTCCCTCTTCCCCCTCGAAGCGGCCCTCGGCTACGACATCGCCCAGAGCCTGTTCGTCGGCCCCGACAACCTCCTGGTCGAGGGCACCAGCGACTTCACCTACCTCACCCTGCTCAGCGAGCACCTCAAGGAGCTGGGACGAACCCACCTGGATACCCGCTGGCGCATCCTTCCGGCCGGCGGCGCCACCAACATCCCCGCCTTCGTCGCACTCGTCGGCCGCGCTCTCCAGGTCACCGTCCTCATCGACGGCAGCCCCGCAGGTGTCACCAAGCTCAAGAACCTGGCAGACCGCGGTGTCCTGTCGAAGAAGCGCCTGCTGCTGACCGACATGTTCACCGACGGCATCGCCCCCAGCGACATCGAGGACCTGTTCAGCCCCGGCGACTACCTCAAGCTCTACAACGCCGCCTTCGGCACCCACCTGAAAGTCGCCGAACTCAACGGAGCGGATCGCATCATCTCCCGCATCACTCGCGCCACCGGTCAGCAGTTCACCGATCACGGACGCCCCGCCGAGATCCTCCTCCGGCAGCGAACCACGCTCCTGGCAGGTCTCAGCGAGACGACCCTCAGCCGGTTCGAGCGACTCTTCGAGGCGATCAACGCAACCCTGAGCTGA